ATAAGTTTGGGTAAAATAGTTCAAGCAGAAATTGACAATGTTACGAATAAGCACACTAGAGCAATGGAAACGTAATTTCAACATTCAGTCAGGTGACAATAAAACTCTCCTGTAATACAGCTTATGTCATGTCTTAAATTTTGATTACGGTTATCAGGTTTCATAAACTTGAACTAAAGTTATGATTGCCGATGATTGGTATGAAAAGTTAAGTATCGGGATGATGATCggatgtatatatgtgtgtgtatgtatgtatatatatatatatatatatatatatatataatatatatatatatatatatatatatatatatatatatataattatgaaaggCTAGTATTAAATGCTTACGGcttgcaacaaaataaatacatatatattaaaatatttctatataaTTTTTTACCCCCGTGATGGCGACAGCCAAATGGCTAGTTtggataccccccccccctacccgcttatgaaaaaaaagaaaagaaaagaaaagcagggcaaaataaaacagaacagaacagaacaggaacaggaacaagaacaagaacaagaacagaacaaaataaataacaaaaacaatatttgtatattatattttcgcCCGTGATAGCGATAAATCGATCTGTGTTTTCGAAATGTAAAATTGTAATTTCTGCATATGCATGACATCATTTTCTCCAGTCTTATTTCTTAGAATTGGACTTGATTATTTGTTCGTCGGTTCATTCTTTaaaagctctctctctctctctctctctctctctctctctctctctctctctctctctctctctctctctctctctctctctctctctctctctctctctctctctctcaccggTATTTGTTTTTTGATAATTCAAATACCAAAACAAATGACCATACGCGCTTTGGCGCGTTTCTTGTTTTTAGCTGTTCAGAGTACAACATTTCGCTTTCAAAATACATCCTAATCAAACTGTATCTTTGTACCAAGTGCGGTTTTATTGCGTCTATCTACAGAGACCACCCAAGACTTTTACAGCAATGTTAGCCTTGTTTATGATCGGTTGAAAGTGATATCGTACTTTTCTCTAAAGAACGGCTAGGCACAGTTCTTGAAAGAACTTTTTTTGCATGATGGCTAAACTCACAGAAAGGCGTTTGTATACAACGTTTTTACAGTGCCATGTGCATTCACGATCGGAGGTATGAGACTTCAAAAACATTCCCCAAACTCGTTCATAAAGtgtatgttcttttttttcattgccCTCTTCTTTCCTCTGCTTCCGATTTCCTGCCTTTATATCACGCAGTCGGCCCAAACATTGTCTTATCTGTGATGCAGATGTCATGAGAAGATCGACACAC
The sequence above is drawn from the Gigantopelta aegis isolate Gae_Host chromosome 6, Gae_host_genome, whole genome shotgun sequence genome and encodes:
- the LOC121375655 gene encoding uncharacterized protein LOC121375655 — its product is MPATGVASNLLCHYLPVLIRNNHDVLLDHAWCTAVFLELCVDLLMTSASQIRQCLGRLRDIKAGNRKQRKEEGNEKKEHTLYERVWGMFLKSHTSDRECTWHCKNVVYKRLSVSLAIMQKKFFQELCLAVL